From the Oryctolagus cuniculus chromosome 17, mOryCun1.1, whole genome shotgun sequence genome, the window cttgaacccagacattcagAAAAGGtatgcaagtatcccaagcagtgtcttaatcactgtaccaaatgctcactcctaaagctactattttaaaaaatgatcactgttaggaaactcttttcctaacaatcaTATTTCCACTAACTATGAAAAACttttctgattcatttatttgttgaagtAAGAGAATACCAGTAAACAGGATGAAAAAAAACACTTGGGGGCaagtgctgtgatatagcaggtaaagctactgcttggggtgccagcctcccacatgtgcactggttcgagtcccagctgctccacttccaatctggctctttgctgtggcctggaaaagcagtggaagatggccgaggtccttgggcccctgcacctgtatgggagacctgtacaaagccccaggctcctggctttggatcagcccagctctggccattccagccatttggggagtgaatcagcggatggaagacctttctctctgtctgttcttctgtctgtaattttacctctcaaacaaataaataaaatcttaaaaaaaagaaacactaggAAAATATTTggtttgagatttaaaaaaaaagtaaaagcattATAAATTTGATTTCTGTTGCACTTACATATTTATTGAAAACAGTTTCAGTATGAATCTTGCtaataaatttatattgaattttGAGAAGACAATTCTATTTATTAACCATTTCTATCTTAAtgaattcatgataaaaattattacagaaaattgtttttttttttttcaactctttCCTAATTAACCTTATTTTTTCTCTCAGCCCAAATATATTCACAACTTACTAAAGGCAGTTGAAATCAGAAAAAAGGAACaggaaaaaagaatggaaaagaaaatacagagagagcgagaaatgGAAAAGGGAGAATTTGATGATAAAGAGGCATTTGTGACATCTGCTTATAAGAAAAAACTGCAAGAGAGAgctgaggaggaagaaagagaaaagagagctgCTGCACTGGAAGGTAAAATGGGAGGTGGGAAGAGTAGAAAGACACAGAGCAGCCCTGTGGCGAGCCATTTGCTGTGTCATTCACCTTTCTGATTCAAGTGCAGTGATCATAGTTTATATGAATGCACGATGCaaggcacagctggttaagccacagtgctgtggcatcccatatcagagtgccagttggagtcttggctcctTCAGTTCAAGgatagcttcctgctgatgtgtccaggaggtagcaggtaatggcgcaatttcttgggtccctgccaccaacatgagagacttgggtggacttcctggctcagcctggcccagcactggctgactGTTGGGGGCATTTTGGGAGCTAACgggtagatgaaagatctctgtcttctttggccctgtctctttgtctctcactttgcctttcaaataagtaaatcttaaaaacagaaacaaagtgtaGCACCATAAAATTGATCCCAAACaacataaataaaaccttaaaccCTAATTATATTTTCTGAGATGATAAAATCTAGAGTAATACCATTCAAGAAGTGCCAATCTAGGCAGCTAGAATAATATTAATTAATCAGAGTAAGAGTAAAAATGTGGAGGGcctggggggcagcattgtgtaacaggtaaagccgctgcctgtgacgccagcatcccatgtggtcagtggttcaaatcctggctgttccacttcagattctGCCCCCTgcaatgcacctgcgaaagcagtggaagatggcccccttgaagaggctcctggctcctttcttcagtctggcccaaacctggctgttgtgaccatttggggagtgaaccagcaaatggaagatctgtcactccctttctttctgtaactctgactttcaaataaataaaaataactctttaaaaaaacatgtggggggccggcgctgcggctcactaggctaatcctctgccttgcggcgctggcacgccgggttctagtcctggtcagggtgccagattctgtcccagttgcccctcttccaggccagctctctgctgtggccagggagtgcagtggaggatggcccaagtgcttgggccctgcaccccatgggagaccaggataagtacctggctcctgccgtcggatcagcgtggtgcagcggccgcagcgctggccgcggcggtcattggagggtgaaccaacagcaaaggaagacctttctctctgtctctctctctcactgtccactctgcctgtcaaaaaaaaaaaaaaaaaaaaaaaaaaatgtggggggAGCCAAGGAATGTTTTAGTGCTTTCCTTGAGTATTCTATTCATGGTCATTCCTCAAGATCTaagtagagccggcgccgtggctcaataggctaatcctccaccttgcggcgccggcacaccgggttctagtcccggttggggcgccggattctgtcccggttgcccctcttccaggccagctctctgctatggccagggagtgcagtggaggatggcccaggtgcttgggccctgcaccccatgggagaccaggaaaagcacctggctcctggctcctgccaggatcagcgcggtgcgccggctgcagcggcggccattggagggtgaaccaacggcaaaggaagacctttctctctctgtctctctctctcactgtccactctgcctgtcaaaaaaaaaaaaaaaaaaaaaaaaaaaaaagatctaagtAGGATGTGTAGTTCGTAATTTATTGGCAAGTGCTATACCACTTTACCAAATCTGTAAGATTCTAAGTATGTATTACCTGTTCATCTAGAGCACCAGTCAGATTTTGTGTCAAGTatctaataataaatattttaatctttttatacCTATGATTTCTGTCACAACTACTCAACTCAGCCTTTGTAGTACCAAAGCAGCCATGGACACTACATAAACAATTGAGCAGGACTATGTTGCAATAAAAATTATATCTAAAAATACGCAGCAGACCATAGTTTGCCAGCTCTTAGTCTAGAGAAGAGTTTACACTTAACATCTGTATATGTTATGTACTCTGTGCCTGCAAAACAGAGTGGCATTTTTGCTTTCTTAATACTATAGTCTTCTCACTTTTACTTTCTCTTAGCTCATTTGGATGTAACCAAGCAGAAAGATCTCAGTGGATTTTATAGGCACCTATTAAATCAAGCAGTTGGTGAAGAGGAGGTACCTGAATGCAGTTTTCGTGAAGCCAGGTGAGAGGTGACATCCAGAATGTGTAGAAGAAACAGTTAATAATATGTAGTTGTAGGGTTCTTTTAACCCTGTGAAAAATGGAAGATTATAGCATTGTATGTTGTGTTGTCAGCCAAATTGATCTTACTGAATGAATGGCCAGGAATTCTCAGGTTCTTAACTTAGAAACCTACAGATTGACGTGGGCATTTGTTCTAGTGGTTAAGAaacatcctacattggagtgtttgggtttgaaccctggctctgctctcaattccagcttcctgctaatgtacactctgggaggcagcagtaatgactcaaataattgggttcctgccatccacatgggagacctggccttctactgcttttccaggccatagcaaagagctggatcagaattggagcagctgggacttgaaccggtgcccatatgggatgccggcactgcaggtggcgccttgacccgatacaccacagcactgacccctcagctgctcttctgatccagctccctgctaatggcctggagaaagcagtgaaaggggacccaaatgtttgggcccctgcgacctacatgggagacagaaagaatgtACTGGCTTTGATTTGGATGTAACCAAGCAGACATGATTTGATTCCCACTGctttgttgtgggcatctggaggagtaaaccagcagatggggatgcatgctctctgtcttcctctgtaataaattaattaaaaatttttaaaaactgaagaccTGGAGATTTAGTTAAAGATTGTTTTTCTGTAGTGTATAAAAAATTGTCACAATTTACATCAAAACACCTTCAGTGATTGAGTTTAGAAGTGCAAAACTGAAGACTTTTGATGTACAAAATGTGTAACATTTCTGAATAGCTAAGCACTTTATGGCTCTTATAAATAACCCTTTAAGGGAaagcatacccaaattgttttttttttttgcttttcatctgAAAGGACAGATATACTTATGGCCCTGGTGTCTTGAAATGATTGCTGTCAGAATTAAGGAGACATTTGGAAAGAATTTGGTTTCATACAGTATAATCCTACGTGCATATTCAAGTAGTATATAAAAGGAAATCAGTATTTTCATAAGTAGAACTCAGCCTCCATAAAGATTCTTTGAGAAactccctaaacagcactctggcctcagaatcagcccttaaggcatttagatctgactaaaaagcccatgagagcatttcaggcctggaaagccaagatactgtggcaaaaaaaatggcctacatgaaagaaatctgtgagtgagatcccaggaaagaaggggccatcaaagaaggaggtacctttctccgaagggaggagagaactttgcttttggccctgtctaaataatgacagagtttgtggactcaaaaggcttccatagccttggcagctcataacaagagccttgggtgatcactgatgtcataaataagagtgtcagttgttaaatcaacaacaggagtcactgtgcacttgctccccatgtaggacctctgtccttaatgtgttgtactatgagaattaagggtaaaactagtcttcaaacagcactttatactttgtgtgtctgtgtgggtacaaactgttgaaatctttatttagtatagagctggtcttctgtatataaagatatttaaaactgaatcttaatgaagaatgggatgggagaggaagtaggaagtGGGACGGGATTGGAATTGGGAGGTCAGGTATGGggaaagaaccgctatattccaaaagctgtatttatgaaatttatatttattaaataaaagctttctaaaaaatatgtgATTCTATATTAGAGAAAATAGGTACACTGTCCAGTATGTAGCCACTACTCACGTGTGGCTATTTAAGTTAATTGAAACTAAGTAAAAATGAAACTTGTAGTCATAGAGCACAAGttttttatagatttacttatttgtttgaaaaagttagagagagagaaagagacagagaaagagaaatcttttattggctagttcactccagagatggctgggccaggccgaagccaagagccagtacatttctccaggtctcctgtgtgggttacAGggatccaaatgtttgggccctcttccactactttttctaggccattagcagggagctggatcagaagagcagctgagggGTTGTTgctgtggcgtatcaggtaaaggcgccgcctgcagtgccggcatcccatatgggcaccagttcgagtcccagctgctccaattccaatccagctctttgctatggcctggaaaagcagtagaagatggcccaagtgcttgggcgcctgcatccatgtgggagacttctgacttcggatcggcccagctccagcatttggggagtgaactagcaggtagaagatctttctctctgtctctcctctccctttctgtaactctgcctttcaaataaataaatctttcaaaaaaaaaggaaaaaaagatgaagaagaagagcAGGTAGGACATGAACTAGTGTCTATATAGGAAGCCAgagttgtaggcagtggctttaccatcCAAACTAGTATTTTCAAATCATTCagattattttcaatatttgtagaagtgaaacagaTACAATTATCCTTTCTCTATTGGACCACCACAACCTCAGGCATGGGTCTGTACAAGGTCTTCATTTTTGCTAAGCCTAGATAATCAGGAAAAGTAATATAAATTCTGGATCTAAGTTCTacctccaaactttttttttttttttgaacagagaCAATATGATTAGAAGATCTGAGTCTGTATTGCTTGGAAAAAGGACAGATGGGAGAGTGGAGGATGAGGAGAGAGAGTGGATGTATGCCCCATTCTCCCCCAAACTGTTAGGTTTTGATTATAAAATTGATGAGAAGTTTGAATCTAAGAAAGCACAGTTGAAGATTGAGCTTTAGAATGGGAATCCCAAAATATTATGACTCTGTTAGAGTTTCATCTGGAGTAGTTATGAGGCCAGTCTTGAAACTCTGTAATGTCATTTAAATAATTGTACTTCTTAGAGCCTAATAATCAGATTCTTTACTATTAGTGGATCCTTTAGCCAAGATAGTTCTGTCAGCAGTTCCTAGAAAACAAAGATGTTGTACTGTTAGTGTGATTAAtaagacagaacatgaggggccaatgctgtggtatagtgggtaaagccaccatctgcagtgccagcatcccatatgggtgctggttcaagacccagctgctccacttcaatccagctttctgcattggcctgggaaagcagtacaagatggcccaagtgcttgggcccctgcacccacatgtgagacctagcagaagctccaggctgctggcttcggattggtgcagctctggccattgcagccaattggggagtgaaccattagatggaagacctctctctctctctctctcactctctctctctccccgcctctccttcttccttctctttgtgtataactctgactttcaaataaataaataaatcttttaaaaaataaaataaataagactgaCCATGTGAATAATGTAAACTTAACCTCTTTATCAATTAGGAAAATGTAGGTGATATAAAAAGTTTTATATTGTTGATTCTGACAGCTGAACACTGGATATATGGACAGCTGGAcatttgagggtacttcaaaaggtttctgtaaaaatggaatgaaaagattggtacaaaaattttgaaatttatgcataattttttcatagcacacattttctatggactttatgaATACTTTTCGTTTCCACTTTGGGATAGGTTCCAAGGCATATATCAGGATGTTAGTGCCATTTTAAGTATGAGAAAAAATTATCAATATTTAGAATTAGCATTACTACCATTTTGCTTTGGAAAAAATTCTCTTCATGTCTGAGACCATCTTTATAgtattcttaaaagaaaacaaaaattcagcAGTTACAACTAAAGGTAGAACTTAGATCCAGAATTTATATTACTTTTCCTGATTATCTAGGCTTAGCAAAAATGAAGACCTTGTACAGACCCATGCCTGAGGTTGTGGTGGTCCAATAGAGAAAGGATAATTGTAtctgtttcacttctacaaatattgaaaataatctGAATGATTTGAAAATACTAGTTTGCAGATACGTACAAAGTAAATAGACATCAGCACATTTTTTACATTTGGATAATcagaattaaatataattatagtTGTGTTGATTTAAGTATTGAAAAAATATGAACAGTTGCTTACTCTGATTGATAGGGTGAccttttatgtttatatttactattttaaagGTCCGGGATAAAGGAAGAGAAGTTGAAGGGTTACTCCGATGAAGTAAGTGCAGAGGACAGAATAGCACAGAAGAAATGCATTCTCCAAACTGGTGTGAAAGTAGAGGAAAACCCAGATGCAGACAGTGACTTTGATGCTAAGAGCAGTGAAGAtgatgaaatggaagaaaatgaagtgaactacagaagaaaaaaggTTACACATACCTCAGAGAATGATTGCAGGCATCACAGGAATCAGACCCACTCATGGTCATCTAGTGAAGAAAGAGGGCACAGTGCCAAATACCACACAAAAAGTTCCAGGTCAAAAGGACATGATAAAAGGGAAGATCACCAAAAGAGGCCGTCTAAAGATGAGGAGAGCTATTATACTGACTCTGATTAccgaaaagaaaagaaagattctCATAGGCACAAAGAAACTAATCATAGCGATTCCCATTGGAAGAGGCATGAACAAGAAGATAAACTGAGGGGAAGGgaccacagagaaagagatgacaGAGAGTGGGAAAGACGGAAAGACAGGGAAAAATATTCCTCAAGAGAACGAGATAGACAACGGAATGATCACGACCGGCGCAGTgagaagggaggagagcaggaagagaaaagcaaagcaaaagaagagcatatgaaaggaaggaaggaaaaatatgaaaGTGATGATAAATATAGAGATCAGGAAAAACAAGATGCAAGTGTTCAGTCTTCAGAAAGAAATCGAGACAGAAAGGAAAGCAACCCAAAATCTCGGGCGAAGAATGAATTTCTTGATGAGGAAAGATCCAATAAAATAAGAAActtagaaaaagacaaagaaagaaaccaagagaAACACTCTAGTTCTGAAACGTTACTGGGAACAAAGCACAGACTCACAGAGGAAG encodes:
- the NSRP1 gene encoding nuclear speckle splicing regulatory protein 1 isoform X1 — translated: MAIPGRQYGLILPKKTQQLHPVLQKPSVFGNDSDDEEETSVSESLQREAAKKQAMKQTKLEIQKALAEDSTVYEYDSIYDEMQKKKEESNPRLLLSKDRKPKYIHNLLKAVEIRKKEQEKRMEKKIQREREMEKGEFDDKEAFVTSAYKKKLQERAEEEEREKRAAALEAHLDVTKQKDLSGFYRHLLNQAVGEEEVPECSFREARSGIKEEKLKGYSDEVSAEDRIAQKKCILQTGVKVEENPDADSDFDAKSSEDDEMEENEVNYRRKKVTHTSENDCRHHRNQTHSWSSSEERGHSAKYHTKSSRSKGHDKREDHQKRPSKDEESYYTDSDYRKEKKDSHRHKETNHSDSHWKRHEQEDKLRGRDHRERDDREWERRKDREKYSSRERDRQRNDHDRRSEKGGEQEEKSKAKEEHMKGRKEKYESDDKYRDQEKQDASVQSSERNRDRKESNPKSRAKNEFLDEERSNKIRNLEKDKERNQEKHSSSETLLGTKHRLTEEGQEKGREQEKPPEAVNKFAKRNTEETVISARDRYLARQMARVNAKTYIEKEDD
- the NSRP1 gene encoding nuclear speckle splicing regulatory protein 1 isoform X3, producing the protein MAIPGRQYGLILPKKTQQLHPVLQKPSVFGNDSDDEEETKLEIQKALAEDSTVYEYDSIYDEMQKKKEESNPRLLLSKDRKPKYIHNLLKAVEIRKKEQEKRMEKKIQREREMEKGEFDDKEAFVTSAYKKKLQERAEEEEREKRAAALEAHLDVTKQKDLSGFYRHLLNQAVGEEEVPECSFREARSGIKEEKLKGYSDEVSAEDRIAQKKCILQTGVKVEENPDADSDFDAKSSEDDEMEENEVNYRRKKVTHTSENDCRHHRNQTHSWSSSEERGHSAKYHTKSSRSKGHDKREDHQKRPSKDEESYYTDSDYRKEKKDSHRHKETNHSDSHWKRHEQEDKLRGRDHRERDDREWERRKDREKYSSRERDRQRNDHDRRSEKGGEQEEKSKAKEEHMKGRKEKYESDDKYRDQEKQDASVQSSERNRDRKESNPKSRAKNEFLDEERSNKIRNLEKDKERNQEKHSSSETLLGTKHRLTEEGQEKGREQEKPPEAVNKFAKRNTEETVISARDRYLARQMARVNAKTYIEKEDD
- the NSRP1 gene encoding nuclear speckle splicing regulatory protein 1 isoform X4 — protein: MKQTKLEIQKALAEDSTVYEYDSIYDEMQKKKEESNPRLLLSKDRKPKYIHNLLKAVEIRKKEQEKRMEKKIQREREMEKGEFDDKEAFVTSAYKKKLQERAEEEEREKRAAALEAHLDVTKQKDLSGFYRHLLNQAVGEEEVPECSFREARSGIKEEKLKGYSDEVSAEDRIAQKKCILQTGVKVEENPDADSDFDAKSSEDDEMEENEVNYRRKKVTHTSENDCRHHRNQTHSWSSSEERGHSAKYHTKSSRSKGHDKREDHQKRPSKDEESYYTDSDYRKEKKDSHRHKETNHSDSHWKRHEQEDKLRGRDHRERDDREWERRKDREKYSSRERDRQRNDHDRRSEKGGEQEEKSKAKEEHMKGRKEKYESDDKYRDQEKQDASVQSSERNRDRKESNPKSRAKNEFLDEERSNKIRNLEKDKERNQEKHSSSETLLGTKHRLTEEGQEKGREQEKPPEAVNKFAKRNTEETVISARDRYLARQMARVNAKTYIEKEDD
- the NSRP1 gene encoding nuclear speckle splicing regulatory protein 1 isoform X2 produces the protein MTGARYGLILPKKTQQLHPVLQKPSVFGNDSDDEEETSVSESLQREAAKKQAMKQTKLEIQKALAEDSTVYEYDSIYDEMQKKKEESNPRLLLSKDRKPKYIHNLLKAVEIRKKEQEKRMEKKIQREREMEKGEFDDKEAFVTSAYKKKLQERAEEEEREKRAAALEAHLDVTKQKDLSGFYRHLLNQAVGEEEVPECSFREARSGIKEEKLKGYSDEVSAEDRIAQKKCILQTGVKVEENPDADSDFDAKSSEDDEMEENEVNYRRKKVTHTSENDCRHHRNQTHSWSSSEERGHSAKYHTKSSRSKGHDKREDHQKRPSKDEESYYTDSDYRKEKKDSHRHKETNHSDSHWKRHEQEDKLRGRDHRERDDREWERRKDREKYSSRERDRQRNDHDRRSEKGGEQEEKSKAKEEHMKGRKEKYESDDKYRDQEKQDASVQSSERNRDRKESNPKSRAKNEFLDEERSNKIRNLEKDKERNQEKHSSSETLLGTKHRLTEEGQEKGREQEKPPEAVNKFAKRNTEETVISARDRYLARQMARVNAKTYIEKEDD